The following are encoded in a window of Streptomyces sp. SAT1 genomic DNA:
- a CDS encoding ABC-F family ATP-binding cassette domain-containing protein: protein MSASLTCSSLSFAWPDGTSVLSGLDAAFGPGRTGLVGVNGSGKSTLLRLLAGELTPSGGTVRAVGEVGHLPQNVTLDTALRVDEALGIAARRAALHAIEAGDASEEHFETVGDDWDVEERALAALGELGLGHLGLDRTVAEVSGGESVLLRLAALLLRRPEVLLLDEPTNNLDLYARRRLYAAVSAWPGVLVVVSHDRGLLELADRIADLRSGEITWYGGSFSAYEQALAVEQEAAERMVRVAGTDLRRQRRELADAHVKLARRKRYGQKMYDTRREPRAVMNQRKRSAQESAGKHRLMHEEKLAEARERLDEAVEAVRDDDEIRIELPYTAVPPGRAVLTLRDLETAHGACARGGLDLYGPERIALVGRNGAGKTTLLRTVAGELAPVAGEAVAHVPLRFLPQRLDVLDDRLSVAENVARFAPDATDNRVRARLARFLFRGARADQPAATLSGGERFRAALAALMLAEPAPQLLLLDEPTNNLDLASVRRLTTALESYEGALLVASHDLPFLESIGITRWLLLEEGRLTETTREAVGDPT, encoded by the coding sequence ATGTCAGCATCCCTCACCTGTTCGTCCCTGTCCTTCGCCTGGCCGGACGGGACCTCCGTCCTCTCCGGCCTCGACGCCGCCTTCGGCCCCGGCCGCACCGGGCTCGTCGGCGTCAACGGCTCGGGCAAGTCCACCCTGTTGAGACTGCTCGCCGGTGAGCTCACCCCGTCCGGCGGCACGGTCCGCGCGGTCGGCGAGGTCGGACACCTGCCGCAGAACGTCACGCTCGACACCGCGCTCCGCGTCGACGAGGCGCTCGGCATCGCCGCGCGGCGGGCCGCGCTGCACGCCATCGAGGCGGGCGACGCGTCCGAGGAGCACTTCGAGACCGTCGGCGACGACTGGGACGTGGAGGAACGCGCCCTGGCCGCCCTCGGCGAACTCGGGCTCGGCCACCTCGGGCTCGACCGCACCGTCGCGGAGGTGTCCGGCGGCGAGTCGGTCCTGCTGCGGCTGGCCGCGCTGCTGCTGCGCCGGCCCGAGGTGCTGCTCCTGGACGAGCCGACCAACAACCTCGACCTGTACGCGCGGAGACGGCTGTACGCGGCGGTCTCCGCCTGGCCGGGCGTGCTGGTCGTGGTCAGCCACGACCGCGGTCTGCTGGAGCTGGCCGACCGGATCGCCGATCTGCGCTCCGGGGAGATCACCTGGTACGGCGGCAGCTTCTCGGCGTACGAGCAGGCGCTGGCCGTCGAGCAGGAGGCCGCCGAGCGGATGGTCCGGGTCGCCGGGACCGATCTGCGCCGCCAGCGCCGTGAACTGGCCGACGCGCACGTGAAACTGGCCCGCCGCAAGCGCTACGGCCAGAAGATGTACGACACCAGACGCGAGCCCAGGGCGGTGATGAACCAGCGCAAGCGCTCCGCGCAGGAGTCGGCGGGCAAGCACCGCCTGATGCACGAGGAGAAGCTGGCCGAGGCCAGGGAGCGGCTCGACGAGGCGGTGGAGGCGGTGCGCGACGACGACGAGATCCGGATCGAGCTGCCGTACACGGCCGTACCGCCGGGCCGTGCCGTCCTCACCCTGCGGGACCTGGAGACGGCCCACGGCGCGTGTGCGCGCGGCGGCCTGGACCTGTACGGACCGGAACGGATCGCGCTGGTCGGGCGCAACGGCGCGGGCAAGACGACGCTGCTGCGCACGGTCGCCGGGGAGCTGGCGCCGGTGGCGGGCGAGGCGGTGGCGCACGTGCCGCTGCGGTTCCTGCCGCAGCGCCTCGACGTCCTCGACGATCGGCTGAGCGTCGCCGAGAACGTGGCCCGGTTCGCGCCGGACGCCACGGACAACCGGGTCCGGGCCCGGCTCGCCCGCTTCCTGTTCCGGGGCGCCCGCGCCGACCAGCCGGCCGCTACGCTGTCCGGCGGCGAGCGCTTCCGGGCGGCACTGGCCGCGCTGATGCTGGCCGAGCCCGCGCCGCAGCTCCTGCTGCTGGACGAACCGACGAACAATCTGGACCTGGCGAGCGTGCGCCGGCTGACCACCGCTCTGGAGTCCTACGAGGGCGCCCTGTTGGTGGCGAGCCACGATCTGCCGTTCCTGGAGTCGATCGGCATCACCCGGTGGCTGCTCCTGGAGGAGGGAAGACTGACGGAGACCACCCGGGAGGCGGTCGGGGATCCCACGTAG
- a CDS encoding GOLPH3/VPS74 family protein has translation MTDGARSAAPRRPPLSLPARLSLLAWDSARPPHGADVLPRLVRAGALAELAQRGLLVDDHGVATPADLDSSTGDPVLDGLLELVRESGPRPWRGWVSAWAGYTFTAVREQLTAGGWLRAGPRRALGLLPPARYTPARAGVPAALRERARRLLDGTRPAAAADARDALVAVLAVAAGLLPAPPGADRAARERRADELAGRAAAADPALGRVLDELRAALSAAVTAAAPARG, from the coding sequence ATGACCGACGGCGCGCGCTCCGCCGCACCCCGGCGGCCCCCGCTCTCCCTGCCCGCCCGGCTGTCCCTGCTGGCCTGGGACAGCGCCCGGCCGCCGCACGGCGCCGACGTCCTGCCCCGCCTGGTCCGGGCCGGTGCCCTGGCCGAACTGGCCCAGCGCGGACTGCTCGTCGACGACCACGGCGTCGCCACCCCCGCCGACCTCGACTCCTCGACCGGCGACCCGGTCCTGGACGGCCTGCTCGAACTCGTCCGGGAGTCCGGGCCGCGCCCCTGGCGGGGCTGGGTGAGCGCGTGGGCCGGGTACACCTTCACGGCCGTACGGGAGCAGCTGACCGCCGGGGGATGGCTGCGTGCGGGGCCGCGGCGCGCGCTCGGCCTCCTGCCGCCCGCGCGGTACACCCCGGCGCGCGCCGGGGTCCCGGCCGCCCTGCGCGAGCGGGCGCGACGGCTGCTGGACGGCACCCGGCCCGCCGCGGCGGCCGACGCGCGCGACGCGCTCGTCGCCGTCCTCGCGGTGGCCGCGGGGCTGCTCCCCGCCCCGCCCGGCGCCGACCGGGCCGCCCGGGAGCGGCGGGCCGACGAACTGGCCGGGCGCGCCGCGGCGGCGGACCCGGCCCTCGGCCGGGTCCTCGACGAGCTGCGCGCGGCATTGTCCGCGGCGGTCACGGCTGCGGCGCCCGCGCGCGGCTGA